The genomic stretch CCGAGGCGTCGGACCTCATTACACTCATTGACTCGCAGAGGCATTGGTCGGTAATGTCCCCCCGTGGATCGTCCGGCTGCCAAGCACATCATCCTCGACCTGCTGTCGACGATGCCGGGACGCGCGATGCCGGTGCGCGCGCTGGTGGCGACGGGCGGCCTCTTCGACCTCGCCGAGAACCCCATGCGGGTCGCGCTCGCGCGGCTGCTCGCGGGGGGCCAGGTGGAGCGCGACGAGCGCGGCCTCTATCGCCTGGCGCCGCGCACCCAGGCCGTCGCCGAGCAGGTCGGCGGCTGGCGCCGCCTCGACGCGCGGTGCCGGACCTGGAGCGGCGGTTGGCTCGGCGTCCACACGGCCGGGCTGCCCGGCGGCCGCAGCCGGCGGGCGCGCGGGCGCCAGCGCGCGCTGCGCCTCCTCGGCTTTCGCGAGCTGACGCCGGGCCTCGAGGTGCGTCCCGACAACCTCGCCGGCGGCATCGAGCAGGTCCGCCGCGAGCTGCACGGCCTCGGGCTCGAGGCCGCCGCGCCCGTCTTCGTGCTGCGCGAGCTCGACGCCGCGACCGAAGCCCGCGCCCGGGCGCTCTGGCCGGTGACGGCGCTCGGCACCGACTACCGCCGCATGCGCGCCGCCATCGAGGACAGCCTCGGACGGCTCGCGCGCCTGGCACCGCCGCAGGCCATGACCGAGTCGTTCCTGCTCGGCGGGCGCGCCATCCGTCTCCTCGCCACCGATCCGCTCTTGCCCGACGCCATCGTGCCCGACGGCGAGC from bacterium encodes the following:
- a CDS encoding PaaX family transcriptional regulator translates to MDRPAAKHIILDLLSTMPGRAMPVRALVATGGLFDLAENPMRVALARLLAGGQVERDERGLYRLAPRTQAVAEQVGGWRRLDARCRTWSGGWLGVHTAGLPGGRSRRARGRQRALRLLGFRELTPGLEVRPDNLAGGIEQVRRELHGLGLEAAAPVFVLRELDAATEARARALWPVTALGTDYRRMRAAIEDSLGRLARLAPPQAMTESFLLGGRAIRLLATDPLLPDAIVPDGERDQLVDAMRRYDRAGRAAWGEFLRGFGVTRGQAPADLRLDPDVPRAAGGSR